From Algoriphagus sp. NG3, the proteins below share one genomic window:
- a CDS encoding lipopolysaccharide biosynthesis protein, with product MGKVAKQSIQTTIFSYLGVVIGYINVLWLYPYALDASQLGIFRTIQDLGLLFVPFAQLGVGHGITRFFPQLKSNHSAFLTYGLFFSLVGFALVSIIFLGFKNSIIDLFAVNSPEVIDFFGIVLLITLFALLASIMDAYSRSYVKVAVPTLIREVFLRLLTGILVGMYLLKWIAFSDVMAGLVIVYGLSFLGVLVYLLWLKVLVLDFRWNSFPKGFRSSFIQFSLVTFLATAASTLIMKIDSIMVSSMISLEANAIYTIAFSMALVIELPRRAISQVVMPVIADHFAKGNNKEINKLYKQVSNRQLFVCLLLFIGLWANLDSLYHFIPNRDIYEAGKYVVILIGLGKLLDVVFSVNGEILVFSKHYHFNLIATIGMSVFIIVLNYLMIPLYGIEGAAMASVAVMLLFNLVKYIFLKIKFGFEPFSMETAKIISVGILTSIPVYLVELPLDPLLSIVVTSLAILFLYLLMSRLFNVGREEWEWVKNRIKKDDYPQ from the coding sequence ATGGGCAAAGTAGCCAAGCAGAGTATTCAAACCACCATTTTTTCTTACCTGGGTGTAGTCATAGGATATATCAATGTACTATGGCTCTACCCCTATGCCTTGGATGCCTCTCAGTTGGGGATATTCAGGACTATACAGGACTTGGGGCTGCTTTTTGTACCCTTCGCCCAGCTTGGGGTAGGTCATGGAATCACCAGGTTTTTTCCCCAACTGAAATCAAATCACTCCGCCTTCCTTACTTACGGATTGTTTTTTTCCTTAGTGGGTTTTGCCCTGGTAAGCATAATTTTCTTGGGTTTCAAAAATAGCATAATAGATCTCTTTGCAGTGAACTCTCCGGAAGTGATCGATTTTTTCGGCATCGTACTTCTGATCACTTTATTTGCGCTATTAGCCAGTATAATGGATGCATATAGCCGCTCCTACGTGAAAGTAGCGGTTCCTACACTGATCAGAGAAGTTTTTCTGAGGCTGCTGACTGGCATACTAGTCGGGATGTACTTGCTGAAATGGATTGCGTTTTCAGATGTTATGGCGGGTTTGGTTATTGTATATGGACTTTCTTTCCTAGGCGTATTAGTGTACCTGCTTTGGCTAAAAGTCCTGGTGTTGGATTTTCGCTGGAACAGCTTTCCTAAAGGATTCCGTAGCTCATTTATACAGTTCAGCCTAGTAACTTTTCTTGCTACTGCTGCTTCCACTTTGATCATGAAGATAGACAGCATCATGGTGAGCTCCATGATAAGCCTGGAGGCTAACGCTATTTACACGATAGCTTTCAGCATGGCGCTGGTAATAGAGCTGCCCAGAAGGGCTATATCCCAGGTAGTGATGCCTGTGATCGCCGATCATTTTGCCAAGGGAAATAATAAAGAAATCAACAAGCTTTATAAGCAAGTATCCAACCGTCAACTCTTCGTCTGTCTGTTACTTTTCATTGGACTCTGGGCAAATCTCGACTCCTTATATCACTTCATTCCTAATAGGGATATCTATGAGGCGGGGAAATATGTGGTGATCCTGATAGGACTGGGAAAACTCCTGGACGTGGTATTTTCTGTAAACGGCGAGATATTGGTTTTTTCAAAGCATTACCATTTCAATCTGATCGCCACTATAGGGATGAGTGTTTTCATTATCGTTTTGAATTACCTGATGATCCCTCTCTATGGAATTGAGGGTGCTGCCATGGCTTCTGTAGCGGTGATGTTGCTATTTAACCTAGTGAAATACATTTTCCTAAAAATAAAATTTGGTTTTGAGCCGTTTTCTATGGAAACCGCTAAAATCATCAGTGTTGGGATATTAACATCTATTCCAGTTTATCTTGTAGAATTACCCCTTGACCCACTTCTAAGTATTGTGGTTACTAGCCTGGCTATTCTATTTTTATATCTTCTGATGTCCAGACTATTTAATGTGGGTAGGGAAGAATGGGAATGGGTAAAAAACAGAATTAAAAAAGATGATTATCCGCAATGA
- the feoB gene encoding ferrous iron transport protein B, protein MPESTIPAQVKSPKVAIIGNPNVGKSTIFNQLTGLSQKIGNYPGVTVDKKTGWMNFRGSNYEIIDLPGTYSLYPNSEDEIIAHRVLNELRDEERPEFVLMIIDSCQVSRGLFLATQLLDLGLNLALVLNMADIAARKNIAIKSFEIFKALGVPILSTDARGEKGLEQIRELIHEQNFSKKSSFVDIEEIVPASLLNEVKSKFGLSNSYQAYQMLRFGEKDKSYSQENRNWIQAKLSESGIDLEKAQLEETKVRYKQITEIVDKAVVISPEQSKESGIDKVLLHPVFGYLIFGAILLLIFQAIFAWASVPMDMIDGFFADLSGWVSNLLPEGPLASLISDGIIPGIGGVVIFIPQIAMLFGFLAILEDTGYMSRVVFLMDRWMRPFGLHGKSIVPLVSGVACAIPGVMAARNIGNWKEKIITIMVTPLMSCSARLPVYIILIGLVVPDEFVFGIFNLQAVALLGMYLLGVLGVLFTALLLKYILKTEEKSFLMVELPTYRAPRWLDVLLTMYNKSKTFVLEAGKVILAISIVLWVLASYGPPERMDAIREEAEAKIAQSSPDDIPEIENETASLLLENSFIGIMGRTIEPVIRPLGYDWKIGIALITSFAAREVFVSTIATIYSIGSDTEDELTIREKLNQEVNAETGEKVYNTATAFSLMVFYAFAMQCMSTLAIVYRETKGWKWPLIQTVYMTALAYLSSLLVYQILS, encoded by the coding sequence ATGCCCGAGTCCACAATTCCTGCCCAAGTCAAATCTCCAAAAGTTGCCATAATCGGAAATCCGAATGTGGGCAAATCCACAATTTTCAACCAACTCACAGGGTTAAGTCAAAAAATCGGCAATTATCCCGGGGTAACGGTGGATAAAAAGACCGGGTGGATGAATTTTCGCGGAAGCAACTATGAGATCATAGATCTTCCCGGCACCTATAGTCTCTATCCCAATTCTGAAGATGAAATCATTGCCCATAGGGTTTTGAATGAATTGCGCGATGAAGAGAGACCTGAGTTTGTCTTGATGATCATCGACTCCTGCCAGGTGTCCCGGGGCTTGTTTCTAGCTACACAATTGCTGGATCTGGGGCTTAATCTAGCCTTGGTACTAAACATGGCGGATATTGCGGCTCGGAAGAACATTGCCATTAAAAGCTTTGAGATATTCAAAGCACTTGGGGTTCCAATTCTAAGCACTGATGCCAGAGGAGAAAAGGGATTAGAGCAGATCCGGGAATTGATTCATGAACAGAATTTCAGTAAAAAATCCTCCTTTGTTGACATAGAAGAAATAGTTCCGGCTTCCTTATTGAATGAAGTCAAATCAAAATTCGGATTATCAAATTCTTACCAGGCCTATCAGATGCTTAGGTTTGGAGAGAAAGACAAATCATATTCCCAGGAAAACAGAAATTGGATACAAGCAAAACTTAGCGAAAGCGGAATAGATCTGGAGAAAGCTCAACTAGAGGAAACCAAGGTTAGGTACAAGCAGATCACTGAGATCGTTGATAAAGCAGTGGTTATATCCCCTGAACAGAGTAAGGAATCAGGCATTGACAAAGTGCTACTTCATCCGGTGTTCGGGTACCTGATCTTTGGAGCTATTCTGCTACTGATATTCCAGGCCATCTTTGCCTGGGCTTCGGTACCCATGGACATGATCGATGGTTTTTTTGCGGATCTTTCCGGTTGGGTGTCAAACCTACTACCTGAAGGCCCTTTAGCTAGCCTTATTTCAGATGGGATTATTCCCGGGATTGGCGGAGTAGTGATATTTATCCCCCAGATCGCCATGCTGTTTGGTTTCCTGGCCATTCTGGAAGATACAGGCTACATGTCCCGTGTGGTTTTCCTTATGGATAGGTGGATGCGCCCATTTGGCCTTCATGGCAAAAGCATAGTGCCTTTGGTTTCCGGAGTAGCCTGCGCCATTCCCGGAGTCATGGCAGCGAGAAATATTGGCAACTGGAAAGAGAAAATCATCACCATCATGGTGACTCCGCTGATGAGTTGCTCGGCAAGACTCCCTGTTTACATTATCTTGATCGGACTGGTAGTGCCGGACGAGTTCGTCTTTGGTATCTTTAACCTACAGGCAGTGGCCTTGTTGGGAATGTACTTGCTAGGGGTATTGGGAGTTCTATTCACTGCATTACTCTTGAAATATATCCTGAAGACTGAGGAGAAAAGTTTTCTGATGGTAGAGCTTCCTACTTACCGTGCGCCCAGGTGGCTGGATGTATTGCTTACGATGTACAATAAATCCAAAACCTTTGTTCTGGAAGCAGGTAAGGTCATTCTGGCAATTTCTATTGTTCTTTGGGTCCTTGCCTCCTATGGCCCTCCAGAACGCATGGATGCAATCCGTGAAGAGGCTGAAGCCAAAATAGCCCAGTCTTCTCCTGATGATATCCCCGAGATAGAAAATGAAACCGCCTCACTCCTACTGGAAAATTCCTTTATTGGGATTATGGGAAGGACTATAGAACCGGTAATCAGGCCCTTGGGCTATGACTGGAAAATCGGTATTGCACTCATCACTTCTTTTGCTGCAAGAGAGGTCTTTGTATCCACCATTGCTACCATTTATAGTATAGGGAGCGACACAGAAGATGAACTTACGATTAGGGAGAAACTTAATCAAGAGGTCAATGCTGAAACTGGCGAGAAAGTTTACAATACCGCCACTGCCTTTTCACTTATGGTCTTCTATGCCTTTGCGATGCAGTGTATGAGTACACTTGCTATTGTTTATAGAGAAACCAAAGGCTGGAAATGGCCGTTGATACAGACAGTATATATGACCGCATTGGCATATTTATCTTCTCTTTTGGTTTATCAGATTCTATCATAG
- the pfkA gene encoding 6-phosphofructokinase, whose product MEPKTIKKIGVLTSGGDSPGMNAAIRAVVRTGLYYDLEMYGIYRGYEGMIQNDIKKLESKHITHVLERGGTFLKSARSAEFRTPEGRQTAYNNLKSHGIDALVVIGGDGSLTGAHLFYKEFGIPAIGLPGTIDNDLSGTDSTIGFDTACNTAIEAIDKIRDTATSHDRLFFVEVMGRDAGFIAINAGIGSAAAAILIPEKKMPIEHLVDKLKIRTKAKKSSNIVIVAEGGKSGGANEIASLVKKHLPYYDIKVTILGHLQRGGSPSSYDRLLASKLGVAAVEGLLQGKYDVMAGLINNKVVYTPIKKAIVDDKSVDEDDFRVAKILST is encoded by the coding sequence ATGGAACCTAAAACCATTAAAAAAATTGGTGTTCTTACCTCTGGAGGTGACTCCCCCGGTATGAATGCAGCCATCCGTGCGGTAGTACGTACAGGATTGTATTATGACCTGGAAATGTATGGAATCTACCGTGGCTATGAAGGTATGATCCAAAACGATATCAAAAAACTGGAATCTAAGCATATTACCCATGTGCTGGAGCGTGGTGGTACATTTCTCAAATCTGCCAGAAGTGCCGAATTCCGTACTCCTGAAGGAAGACAGACTGCCTACAACAATCTAAAAAGCCACGGAATCGACGCACTCGTTGTAATCGGTGGAGATGGATCCCTTACCGGTGCACATCTATTTTATAAAGAATTCGGGATACCGGCTATAGGATTGCCAGGAACCATAGACAATGATCTTTCAGGAACAGATTCCACAATAGGCTTCGATACTGCCTGTAATACAGCCATAGAAGCTATAGATAAAATACGCGATACGGCTACCTCCCATGATCGGTTGTTCTTTGTGGAAGTCATGGGCAGGGATGCTGGATTTATAGCGATCAATGCCGGTATAGGCAGTGCTGCGGCAGCTATCCTGATCCCTGAGAAGAAAATGCCTATTGAGCATCTGGTGGACAAACTAAAGATTAGAACCAAGGCTAAAAAGTCCTCCAACATAGTCATTGTGGCTGAAGGAGGTAAAAGCGGCGGAGCAAATGAAATCGCCTCTTTGGTGAAAAAACACCTTCCGTATTATGACATCAAAGTAACCATTCTGGGTCATTTACAGCGGGGTGGCTCACCTAGCTCCTATGACCGTCTGCTGGCATCCAAACTGGGCGTAGCGGCCGTAGAGGGATTGCTACAAGGTAAATACGACGTCATGGCTGGCCTGATCAATAACAAGGTCGTCTATACCCCTATCAAAAAAGCAATTGTGGATGACAAGTCGGTGGATGAGGATGATTTCCGTGTAGCGAAAATACTTTCTACTTAA
- the fbaA gene encoding class II fructose-bisphosphate aldolase: MKFKPGVKYGEELKDLYAYAKENEFAMPAVNVINTNSVNAVLETAKKLNSPVIIQFSNGGAQFFAGKSLANDKQQASIAGGISGAHHVHLMAEAYGVPVILHTDHAAKKLLPWIDGLLEAGKAYYATHKRPLYSSHMLDLSEEPLEENVEISCNYFKEFKKLEMAIEIELGVTGGEEDGVDNTDIDSSKLYTQPEEVAYAYEHLKEIGDLFTIAAAFGNVHGVYKPGNVSLKPIILKNSQDYINEKYGTSGKPLNFVFHGGSGSTVEEIREANSYGSIKMNIDTDMQWAFWEGILNNYKKNEAYLQTQLGNPEGADSPNKKFYDPRNWLRKGEENFVKRLELAFDMLNAVNRN; the protein is encoded by the coding sequence ATGAAATTCAAACCTGGAGTAAAATACGGTGAGGAGCTTAAAGACCTTTATGCATATGCTAAGGAGAATGAGTTTGCAATGCCTGCTGTCAATGTAATCAACACCAACTCGGTGAATGCGGTATTGGAAACTGCCAAGAAGCTGAACTCACCGGTAATTATCCAGTTCTCCAATGGGGGAGCACAATTTTTTGCGGGGAAGTCTCTGGCAAATGACAAACAACAAGCTAGTATAGCTGGAGGGATCTCAGGTGCTCATCACGTTCACCTGATGGCTGAGGCTTATGGTGTGCCTGTGATTTTGCACACCGACCATGCCGCCAAGAAATTGCTTCCTTGGATAGACGGACTTCTGGAAGCTGGTAAGGCTTACTATGCGACTCACAAGAGACCATTGTATAGCTCACATATGCTGGATCTTTCGGAAGAGCCTTTGGAAGAAAATGTAGAAATCTCCTGCAACTATTTCAAGGAATTCAAAAAGCTGGAAATGGCCATCGAAATCGAATTGGGCGTAACAGGTGGAGAAGAAGATGGTGTTGATAATACAGATATTGACTCTTCTAAACTTTACACTCAGCCGGAAGAAGTAGCCTATGCTTACGAACATCTGAAAGAAATCGGTGATCTATTTACTATTGCCGCGGCATTTGGAAACGTTCACGGGGTATATAAGCCAGGAAACGTAAGTTTGAAGCCTATTATCCTGAAGAATTCCCAGGACTATATCAACGAAAAATACGGAACTTCCGGCAAGCCTTTGAACTTTGTATTCCATGGAGGGTCTGGATCTACTGTAGAAGAGATCCGTGAAGCGAATAGCTATGGCTCTATTAAGATGAATATCGATACAGATATGCAATGGGCCTTCTGGGAAGGTATCTTGAATAACTATAAGAAAAATGAGGCATACCTACAGACCCAACTGGGCAATCCGGAAGGTGCTGATAGCCCTAACAAGAAATTTTACGATCCAAGAAACTGGTTGCGTAAAGGAGAAGAAAACTTCGTGAAAAGACTTGAATTAGCTTTTGATATGCTGAATGCTGTCAATAGAAACTAA
- a CDS encoding methylglyoxal synthase: MKIALIAHDGKKADMVHFLSGFRERLHQADVELVATGTTGSHIEKAGFKVQRLLSGPIGGDAQIAAMAAQKELAMVVFFRDPLDKHPHEPDVQMLMRICDVHNIPLATNPASAQLMFKAFTQT; the protein is encoded by the coding sequence ATGAAAATTGCTCTAATAGCCCATGATGGAAAAAAGGCCGACATGGTTCATTTTTTAAGCGGATTCAGAGAAAGACTGCATCAGGCAGATGTGGAACTGGTAGCTACAGGTACCACAGGTTCCCATATAGAAAAAGCAGGCTTTAAAGTTCAACGATTACTATCCGGCCCTATCGGAGGAGATGCCCAGATAGCGGCTATGGCTGCCCAGAAAGAACTTGCGATGGTCGTTTTTTTCAGAGATCCGCTTGACAAACATCCTCACGAACCGGATGTGCAGATGCTGATGAGGATTTGTGACGTACACAATATTCCTTTGGCCACCAATCCGGCTTCAGCCCAATTAATGTTTAAAGCTTTCACCCAAACCTAA
- the mscL gene encoding large-conductance mechanosensitive channel protein MscL yields MGFIKEFKEFAIKGNVIDLAVAVIIGGAFGKIVSSFVKDIVMPPIGVLLGGVEFTDLALVLRESSVGPAGEELGPVLLTYGIFIQNVVDFLIIAFVIFLAIKGINSMKKKEEAAPAPPPAPPKSEVLLEEIRDLLKKNNP; encoded by the coding sequence ATGGGATTCATTAAAGAGTTTAAAGAGTTTGCCATCAAAGGCAATGTGATTGATCTGGCAGTAGCCGTGATCATAGGCGGTGCGTTCGGTAAGATCGTATCGTCCTTTGTGAAAGATATCGTGATGCCGCCTATCGGAGTTTTGCTGGGGGGCGTGGAATTTACCGATTTAGCTTTGGTTTTGAGAGAAAGCAGTGTGGGGCCGGCAGGAGAGGAACTAGGGCCAGTGCTATTGACTTATGGCATTTTTATCCAGAATGTGGTCGATTTCTTAATTATTGCTTTTGTGATCTTCCTTGCGATCAAAGGGATCAATAGCATGAAGAAAAAAGAAGAGGCTGCTCCTGCACCTCCGCCTGCACCTCCAAAATCCGAGGTACTACTTGAAGAAATAAGAGACTTATTAAAAAAGAATAATCCATAA
- a CDS encoding universal stress protein → MYLIKKMVVCLDQTSLDQTLIQHAAFIAQVNQTKKIYFVNVIKNLSIPKEVLEEFPNLVENMVNERQEAMEAMVKEHFTGPKGVSLNYIVKEGSLSKKILKLAEEKSADMILIGRKVTLPGTGVASSRLARRASCSLLIVPEGSATKVQKLLVPSDFSDYSKDALEEAILIAEKHGNVEIVCQNVFTVPSGYHYTGKSYEEFTQIMRMHAEINFKKFIRKIDTKGRKITPVYTQDVNDDPVEEIVAKAKEIGADGIIIGAKGRTAATALFLGSMAERLIQYNDSIPLLVTRPKGKNAGILEYILEI, encoded by the coding sequence ATGTATTTGATTAAAAAAATGGTCGTTTGCCTGGATCAGACATCATTGGATCAGACCCTCATTCAACATGCTGCTTTTATAGCTCAGGTCAATCAAACAAAAAAGATCTATTTTGTAAATGTGATTAAGAACCTAAGTATTCCTAAAGAGGTATTGGAAGAGTTTCCTAATCTAGTGGAAAACATGGTCAACGAAAGGCAGGAAGCCATGGAAGCCATGGTAAAGGAGCATTTCACAGGGCCAAAGGGCGTGTCATTAAACTACATAGTAAAAGAGGGTTCCTTATCAAAGAAAATACTGAAGCTTGCAGAGGAGAAGTCCGCTGACATGATCCTAATCGGAAGAAAGGTCACCTTACCCGGCACAGGAGTGGCTTCTTCGCGGTTGGCAAGGAGAGCTAGTTGTTCCCTTCTGATAGTGCCGGAAGGATCAGCTACTAAAGTGCAAAAACTACTGGTTCCCAGTGATTTTTCGGATTATTCCAAAGACGCACTGGAAGAGGCGATATTGATTGCCGAAAAGCATGGGAATGTAGAGATAGTTTGCCAAAATGTATTCACAGTACCCTCCGGTTACCATTACACAGGTAAAAGCTATGAGGAATTTACGCAGATCATGCGTATGCATGCAGAGATAAACTTCAAGAAATTTATCCGGAAGATCGACACCAAAGGAAGGAAAATCACCCCTGTATATACCCAGGATGTAAATGATGACCCGGTGGAAGAAATCGTGGCTAAGGCTAAGGAGATCGGAGCTGACGGCATAATCATTGGAGCGAAAGGACGTACTGCTGCCACCGCCTTGTTTTTGGGAAGTATGGCCGAGAGGCTGATCCAGTATAATGATAGTATCCCGCTTTTGGTGACAAGGCCTAAAGGCAAAAACGCAGGAATTCTGGAGTATATCCTGGAAATATAA
- a CDS encoding S9 family peptidase, producing MQAPKAKKIAQLLETHGHQRTDNYYWMRDRDNPEVIDYLNAENEYLKSSLKSTEEFQEKLFQEMKGRIKEDDESVPYLKSGYYWYVKYEKGGEYPLYCRKKGNLDAEEEVFLDVNKLAEGKSYYQVGSTAATSDLKTLAFASDTVGRRIYGISFKDFETGEILPDHIPATTGNFAWANDHQTLFYTKQDPETLRSFQVYSHQLGTPTDTDLLIYEEKDEEFSCVVHKTKSEKFILIHSESTISSEIRFMDASNPQGEFQLLQPRIPYLEYAADHYENHFWIRTNHESQNFKLVKAPITSPALECWEDVIPHRESVLLEDFDIFSDFLVTQERSNGLCKINIRPWDGTAEHSLEFDDETYTAWISTNPEFNTPILRFGYNSLVTPASTFDYHMITREKTLLKQQEIIGGYDSTEYTSARIWAQAADGVMIPVSLVYKIDKFTPDGSNPLLLYSYGSYGFSMDAYFSSSRLSLLDRGFVFAIAHIRGGEDLGRVWYEDGKLLKKRNTFSDYIACAEHLISEKYTSAAHLYAMGGSAGGLLMGAVMNMRPDLFNGIIAAVPFVDVVTTMLDESIPLTTGEFQEWGNPKEKEFYEYMLSYSPYDNVEAKDYPHLLITSGLHDSQVQYWEPTKWVAKLREMKTDSKLLFLHTNMEAGHGGASGRFNSLKELALEYTFLLYLEELI from the coding sequence ATGCAGGCACCAAAAGCCAAGAAGATAGCCCAACTCTTAGAAACCCATGGCCATCAGCGCACTGACAATTACTATTGGATGCGTGACCGTGATAACCCTGAAGTCATTGACTACCTCAATGCAGAGAATGAGTACCTGAAAAGCAGCCTGAAATCTACTGAAGAATTCCAGGAAAAATTATTCCAGGAAATGAAAGGTAGGATCAAAGAAGATGATGAAAGTGTCCCTTACCTCAAATCTGGATATTATTGGTATGTGAAATATGAAAAAGGTGGTGAATATCCTTTGTATTGCCGAAAGAAAGGAAATTTAGATGCTGAGGAAGAGGTATTTCTAGATGTGAATAAGCTTGCTGAAGGCAAATCCTACTATCAAGTAGGAAGCACAGCTGCTACTTCTGACCTCAAAACCCTGGCATTTGCTTCAGATACTGTGGGAAGAAGAATATACGGAATCTCGTTTAAAGATTTTGAGACCGGAGAGATCCTCCCAGACCATATACCTGCCACTACAGGGAATTTTGCCTGGGCCAATGATCATCAGACGCTCTTTTACACCAAACAGGATCCGGAAACCTTGCGATCCTTTCAAGTGTATTCGCACCAGCTAGGCACTCCTACTGATACAGACCTGCTTATTTATGAAGAAAAGGACGAGGAGTTTTCATGCGTAGTGCATAAGACAAAATCGGAGAAATTTATCCTCATTCATTCCGAAAGCACAATTTCTTCGGAAATCAGATTTATGGATGCTTCCAATCCCCAGGGAGAATTTCAGCTATTACAACCCAGAATTCCTTACCTGGAGTATGCTGCGGACCATTATGAGAATCATTTTTGGATCAGAACCAATCATGAATCCCAAAACTTCAAGCTTGTAAAGGCTCCGATTACGAGTCCTGCACTCGAATGCTGGGAAGATGTAATTCCTCACAGAGAGTCGGTATTACTGGAGGATTTTGATATTTTCTCCGACTTCTTGGTAACCCAGGAGAGATCAAACGGCCTCTGCAAAATCAATATCAGACCTTGGGATGGCACAGCGGAACACTCCCTGGAATTTGACGATGAGACTTACACAGCCTGGATCAGTACCAATCCCGAATTCAATACTCCCATTCTTCGGTTTGGATACAATTCACTTGTCACCCCCGCAAGTACCTTTGATTATCACATGATCACTAGGGAGAAAACCTTACTGAAACAGCAGGAAATCATTGGCGGGTATGACTCCACTGAATATACTTCTGCCCGGATTTGGGCTCAGGCCGCAGATGGCGTGATGATACCAGTTTCATTGGTATATAAGATAGATAAATTCACTCCGGACGGATCCAATCCTCTCCTACTCTATTCTTATGGTTCTTATGGCTTCAGCATGGATGCATACTTCTCCAGCAGCAGGTTGAGTTTACTGGATAGAGGTTTTGTATTTGCGATAGCCCATATCCGTGGAGGGGAAGACTTAGGGCGGGTATGGTATGAAGATGGCAAACTGCTTAAAAAAAGAAACACTTTCAGCGATTATATCGCCTGTGCAGAGCATCTGATCAGTGAAAAATACACTTCAGCAGCACATCTGTACGCAATGGGGGGAAGTGCAGGAGGACTGCTGATGGGCGCTGTAATGAATATGCGACCTGATCTATTCAATGGAATCATCGCCGCAGTACCCTTTGTGGATGTGGTGACCACTATGCTGGACGAGAGCATCCCGTTGACTACGGGAGAATTTCAGGAGTGGGGAAATCCTAAAGAAAAAGAATTCTATGAGTACATGCTTTCTTATTCCCCCTATGACAATGTAGAAGCCAAGGACTACCCTCACCTACTCATCACTTCCGGACTGCATGACAGCCAAGTGCAGTATTGGGAACCTACCAAATGGGTGGCTAAGTTAAGAGAGATGAAAACTGACTCCAAGTTGCTTTTCCTTCACACTAATATGGAAGCTGGGCATGGTGGAGCATCAGGAAGATTTAATTCCCTCAAGGAATTGGCCTTGGAATATACTTTCTTGCTTTATTTGGAAGAATTAATCTAA
- a CDS encoding RNA polymerase sigma factor — MKNGDQEILELIQNPTTREMGFRQLILTYQKRVYHVIRRMVLIHEDADDITQNTFVKAHHHIHKFQEQSSLFTWLYRIAVNESLSFLEKKKKRFFFSIEDHQEKMESFIDQSCTMDGDEVQRLLQKALLKLPDKQRLVFHLKYQDELTYEEMSEITGTSTGALKASYHHAVKKIEQYLALE, encoded by the coding sequence ATGAAAAACGGTGATCAGGAAATCCTAGAACTCATCCAAAACCCCACTACCCGGGAGATGGGGTTTAGGCAGCTTATCCTGACTTACCAGAAGCGTGTTTATCATGTAATCCGTAGGATGGTTTTGATTCATGAAGATGCGGATGATATCACCCAAAACACCTTTGTCAAAGCACATCACCACATCCACAAGTTTCAGGAACAATCCAGCCTCTTTACCTGGTTATACAGAATAGCCGTAAATGAATCCCTGAGTTTCCTCGAAAAGAAAAAAAAGCGGTTCTTCTTTTCTATAGAAGATCATCAGGAAAAAATGGAATCTTTCATTGATCAGAGCTGCACCATGGACGGTGATGAGGTTCAGCGCCTGCTTCAAAAAGCATTGCTGAAATTGCCTGATAAGCAGAGGCTGGTTTTCCACCTAAAGTACCAGGATGAACTGACTTATGAGGAGATGTCTGAGATTACAGGCACCAGCACAGGTGCATTGAAGGCCAGTTACCATCACGCTGTAAAAAAAATCGAGCAATACTTGGCATTAGAATAA
- a CDS encoding FeoA family protein, translating into MFITADTIPVTRAAIIQEILDSPLKINLMELGFLPGKMITLHHAAPLGGPMAFKLDESILALRKSEASLIEVQLL; encoded by the coding sequence ATGTTTATTACCGCCGATACTATTCCTGTCACCCGGGCTGCGATCATCCAGGAAATTTTAGATTCCCCATTGAAAATCAACTTAATGGAACTTGGATTTCTACCTGGTAAAATGATCACCCTTCATCACGCTGCCCCCTTAGGAGGTCCCATGGCTTTCAAACTTGATGAATCCATACTAGCCTTAAGAAAATCTGAAGCTTCCCTAATAGAAGTACAATTGCTCTGA